A genomic window from Rhizobium sp. 007 includes:
- a CDS encoding MFS transporter, whose product MHIGPQQRIYVCFFLFAVSMGAMLSRLPDIQDALQIDKSELGLTLIGAAVGALVSLTFSSPIVARLGARTTAFLTVLGTSACLALVPWVSAAPLVFGILLCEGLLAGALEINLNVEIDRIEAQLGRGVMNRAHGFWSLGFFVTALVSAAVRQAGVSTQLHLGLTFGFVLIAGTIVIAGMRNAPARVALDHSDAGRIALPTVALLPLCVIGIAAFLVEGAGIDWSAIYMRDVFQSEPFVGGLGLTFFTFFMALTRLFADPFVDRFGSRTVALTLLLVSAVGLCAVWLAPHQYIALVGFALMGGGCSVVYPLAVSAAARRSDRASHLNVAALGQMSFVVFFLAPPLLGFVAEHAGIRTAYLVCLPVILSALICVRSLSARRRLAAA is encoded by the coding sequence ATGCACATCGGACCGCAGCAGCGGATTTATGTCTGCTTCTTCCTGTTCGCTGTTTCGATGGGCGCTATGCTGTCGCGTCTTCCGGACATTCAAGACGCTCTCCAGATTGACAAATCTGAGCTCGGTTTGACGCTGATTGGAGCCGCGGTCGGCGCGTTGGTTTCACTAACGTTTTCGTCCCCCATCGTTGCCCGCCTCGGAGCACGTACCACCGCTTTTCTTACCGTGTTGGGAACGTCCGCGTGTCTTGCTCTTGTGCCTTGGGTGAGTGCTGCTCCTTTGGTTTTCGGCATTCTTTTGTGCGAAGGACTGCTGGCAGGAGCGCTGGAGATCAATCTCAACGTCGAGATTGACCGCATTGAGGCGCAGCTTGGACGGGGCGTCATGAACCGGGCACATGGATTCTGGAGCCTTGGCTTCTTCGTCACAGCCCTGGTTTCGGCCGCAGTCCGCCAGGCCGGCGTATCAACGCAGCTTCATCTAGGATTGACGTTCGGGTTTGTCCTGATCGCCGGTACGATAGTAATCGCTGGCATGCGCAATGCCCCTGCAAGAGTGGCGCTTGATCATTCAGACGCGGGGCGTATCGCGCTTCCGACAGTTGCACTGCTTCCTCTGTGTGTCATTGGTATCGCCGCATTCCTGGTCGAGGGCGCGGGCATTGATTGGTCGGCGATCTATATGCGCGACGTCTTCCAATCCGAACCGTTCGTCGGAGGGCTGGGCCTCACGTTTTTCACCTTCTTCATGGCTTTGACGAGGTTATTTGCAGATCCGTTTGTCGATCGCTTCGGCTCCCGAACGGTCGCTTTGACACTGCTCCTCGTGTCAGCCGTTGGGCTTTGCGCGGTGTGGCTTGCTCCGCATCAATACATCGCCCTTGTTGGATTTGCGCTCATGGGCGGCGGTTGTAGCGTGGTATACCCCCTTGCCGTTTCTGCAGCGGCGCGGCGCTCGGACCGAGCCTCCCATCTCAATGTCGCGGCATTGGGCCAAATGTCGTTTGTCGTGTTCTTCCTCGCTCCACCGCTCCTCGGTTTTGTGGCGGAGCACGCTGGTATCAGGACAGCGTACCTTGTATGCCTGCCAGTCATACTTTCCGCTTTAATATGTGTTCGGTCCCTCTCCGCTCGCCGCCGACTGGCTGCTGCATAA
- a CDS encoding methyltransferase domain-containing protein: MTATDAHFQGDIPAIYEQFLVPILFEGYASDLAARVADCHPERVLEVAAGSGVLTRAMATRLAPEVQIVATDLNQAMLDIAAKKGVGRQVEWKQADALELPFDSASFDVVACQFGVMFFLDKQRGYGQILRVLKPGGTFLFNTWASLAENEIARTVSEAIVAAFPDDPTRFLERTPHGYYERETIENDLRHAGFRKVTIDTIDMAAHAPSPRDVAIAFCRGTPLKMEIAARAADDEKAVQAVAAAFEQRFGSGRIHGNLRAHVVVAEVR; the protein is encoded by the coding sequence ATGACCGCGACCGATGCGCATTTCCAAGGAGACATTCCCGCGATCTACGAGCAGTTCCTCGTGCCGATCCTGTTCGAGGGATACGCCTCGGATTTGGCGGCCCGCGTCGCGGACTGCCATCCTGAACGTGTTCTGGAAGTCGCCGCAGGATCGGGTGTGCTGACACGGGCGATGGCGACCAGGCTTGCGCCGGAGGTCCAAATCGTCGCTACCGATCTGAACCAGGCGATGCTCGATATCGCAGCGAAGAAGGGCGTTGGCCGTCAGGTCGAGTGGAAACAGGCGGACGCACTCGAGCTGCCCTTTGACAGCGCAAGTTTCGATGTTGTCGCCTGCCAGTTCGGCGTTATGTTCTTTCTGGACAAGCAGCGCGGTTATGGGCAGATACTGAGGGTGCTGAAGCCTGGAGGGACGTTTCTTTTCAACACTTGGGCCTCGCTTGCCGAAAACGAAATTGCCCGCACCGTTTCCGAGGCAATCGTCGCGGCTTTTCCCGACGACCCCACGCGGTTTCTCGAACGAACGCCGCATGGCTATTACGAGCGAGAGACGATCGAGAATGATCTCAGGCACGCGGGCTTCCGGAAAGTGACGATCGATACGATAGACATGGCCGCGCATGCCCCCTCGCCGCGCGACGTCGCAATAGCATTCTGTCGGGGTACGCCATTGAAAATGGAGATCGCCGCGCGCGCTGCCGATGACGAAAAGGCTGTTCAAGCGGTCGCCGCAGCG